A genomic window from Anoplolepis gracilipes chromosome 6, ASM4749672v1, whole genome shotgun sequence includes:
- the LOC140667118 gene encoding uncharacterized protein isoform X2: MDGKVDDENQRSINDGDWICPDSQCANVNFARRNSCNRCGKDRSECPKKKKLGQEIGKAAAEKSRGLFSADDWQCSKCGNVNWARRQQCNMCNAPKFGEIEERTGYGGGYNDRGIVEYKERRDEDDEYDEFGRRKKKRKVEKNSDDDSKDSKYSSPSRSKSRDKEEVDEEEQEENEDEEEDDEEEEEDGDLSKYDLSEWDDFAPAKNSTNGSTVSEAQRSRNGDDRRDSGTSNQ; this comes from the exons ATGGATGGTAAAGTGGACGATGAGAATCAACGTAGCATCAACGACGGGGATTGGATCTGCCCTGACTCTCA ATGTGCCAATGTAAATTTTGCCAGAAGAAATTCCTGCAATCGTTGTGGAAAAG ATAGAAGCGAATGtccaaagaagaaaaaattgggCCAAGAAATTGGAAAAGCAGCTGCGGAAAAGAGTAGAGGTCTTTTCAG tGCGGACGATTGGCAATGTAGCAAGTGCGGTAACGTCAACTGGGCTCGCCGACAGCAATGTAATATGTGCAATGCTCCAAAATTCGGCGAGATAGAGGAACGCACAGGATACGGGGGTGGGTATAATGATCGAGGAATCGTCGAGTACAAGGAGAGACGAGACGAGGACGATGAATATGATGAGTTTGGACGACGCAAGAAAAAGCGGAAAGTTGAGAAGAATTCTGACGATGATTCCAAGGATTCCAAATATAGCAGTCCATCGCGTAGTAAATCTAGAGATAAGGAGGAAGTGGACGAGGAGGAACAAGAAGAAAAC GAGGATGAAGAGGAAGATGacgaggaggaagaggaagatggTGATTTATCTAAATATGATCTTAGCGAGTGGGATGATTTTGCACCAGCGAAAAACAG tacgAACGGAAGTACCGTATCGGAAGCGCAACGGTCAAG AAACGGAGATGATCGACGTGATTCAGGCACATCCAACCAATGA
- the LOC140667118 gene encoding zinc finger Ran-binding domain-containing protein 2 isoform X1 produces MDGKVDDENQRSINDGDWICPDSQCANVNFARRNSCNRCGKDRSECPKKKKLGQEIGKAAAEKSRGLFSADDWQCSKCGNVNWARRQQCNMCNAPKFGEIEERTGYGGGYNDRGIVEYKERRDEDDEYDEFGRRKKKRKVEKNSDDDSKDSKYSSPSRSKSRDKEEVDEEEQEENVNEDEEEDDEEEEEDGDLSKYDLSEWDDFAPAKNSTNGSTVSEAQRSRNGDDRRDSGTSNQ; encoded by the exons ATGGATGGTAAAGTGGACGATGAGAATCAACGTAGCATCAACGACGGGGATTGGATCTGCCCTGACTCTCA ATGTGCCAATGTAAATTTTGCCAGAAGAAATTCCTGCAATCGTTGTGGAAAAG ATAGAAGCGAATGtccaaagaagaaaaaattgggCCAAGAAATTGGAAAAGCAGCTGCGGAAAAGAGTAGAGGTCTTTTCAG tGCGGACGATTGGCAATGTAGCAAGTGCGGTAACGTCAACTGGGCTCGCCGACAGCAATGTAATATGTGCAATGCTCCAAAATTCGGCGAGATAGAGGAACGCACAGGATACGGGGGTGGGTATAATGATCGAGGAATCGTCGAGTACAAGGAGAGACGAGACGAGGACGATGAATATGATGAGTTTGGACGACGCAAGAAAAAGCGGAAAGTTGAGAAGAATTCTGACGATGATTCCAAGGATTCCAAATATAGCAGTCCATCGCGTAGTAAATCTAGAGATAAGGAGGAAGTGGACGAGGAGGAACAAGAAGAAAACGTAAAT GAGGATGAAGAGGAAGATGacgaggaggaagaggaagatggTGATTTATCTAAATATGATCTTAGCGAGTGGGATGATTTTGCACCAGCGAAAAACAG tacgAACGGAAGTACCGTATCGGAAGCGCAACGGTCAAG AAACGGAGATGATCGACGTGATTCAGGCACATCCAACCAATGA
- the LOC140667118 gene encoding zinc finger Ran-binding domain-containing protein 2 isoform X4: MDGKVDDENQRSINDGDWICPDSQCANVNFARRNSCNRCGKDRSECPKKKKLGQEIGKAAAEKSRGLFSADDWQCSKCGNVNWARRQQCNMCNAPKFGEIEERTGYGGGYNDRGIVEYKERRDEDDEYDEFGRRKKKRKVEKNSDDDSKDSKYSSPSRSKSRDKEEVDEEEQEENVNEDEEEDDEEEEEDGDLSKYDLSEWDDFAPAKNRNGDDRRDSGTSNQ, translated from the exons ATGGATGGTAAAGTGGACGATGAGAATCAACGTAGCATCAACGACGGGGATTGGATCTGCCCTGACTCTCA ATGTGCCAATGTAAATTTTGCCAGAAGAAATTCCTGCAATCGTTGTGGAAAAG ATAGAAGCGAATGtccaaagaagaaaaaattgggCCAAGAAATTGGAAAAGCAGCTGCGGAAAAGAGTAGAGGTCTTTTCAG tGCGGACGATTGGCAATGTAGCAAGTGCGGTAACGTCAACTGGGCTCGCCGACAGCAATGTAATATGTGCAATGCTCCAAAATTCGGCGAGATAGAGGAACGCACAGGATACGGGGGTGGGTATAATGATCGAGGAATCGTCGAGTACAAGGAGAGACGAGACGAGGACGATGAATATGATGAGTTTGGACGACGCAAGAAAAAGCGGAAAGTTGAGAAGAATTCTGACGATGATTCCAAGGATTCCAAATATAGCAGTCCATCGCGTAGTAAATCTAGAGATAAGGAGGAAGTGGACGAGGAGGAACAAGAAGAAAACGTAAAT GAGGATGAAGAGGAAGATGacgaggaggaagaggaagatggTGATTTATCTAAATATGATCTTAGCGAGTGGGATGATTTTGCACCAGCGAAAAACAG AAACGGAGATGATCGACGTGATTCAGGCACATCCAACCAATGA
- the LOC140667118 gene encoding zinc finger Ran-binding domain-containing protein 2 isoform X3, with product MDGKVDDENQRSINDGDWICPDSQCANVNFARRNSCNRCGKDRSECPKKKKLGQEIGKAAAEKSRGLFSADDWQCSKCGNVNWARRQQCNMCNAPKFGEIEERTGYGGGYNDRGIVEYKERRDEDDEYDEFGRRKKKRKVEKNSDDDSKDSKYSSPSRSKSRDKEEVDEEEQEENVNEDEEEDDEEEEEDGDLSKYDLSEWDDFAPAKNSTNGSTVSEAQRSR from the exons ATGGATGGTAAAGTGGACGATGAGAATCAACGTAGCATCAACGACGGGGATTGGATCTGCCCTGACTCTCA ATGTGCCAATGTAAATTTTGCCAGAAGAAATTCCTGCAATCGTTGTGGAAAAG ATAGAAGCGAATGtccaaagaagaaaaaattgggCCAAGAAATTGGAAAAGCAGCTGCGGAAAAGAGTAGAGGTCTTTTCAG tGCGGACGATTGGCAATGTAGCAAGTGCGGTAACGTCAACTGGGCTCGCCGACAGCAATGTAATATGTGCAATGCTCCAAAATTCGGCGAGATAGAGGAACGCACAGGATACGGGGGTGGGTATAATGATCGAGGAATCGTCGAGTACAAGGAGAGACGAGACGAGGACGATGAATATGATGAGTTTGGACGACGCAAGAAAAAGCGGAAAGTTGAGAAGAATTCTGACGATGATTCCAAGGATTCCAAATATAGCAGTCCATCGCGTAGTAAATCTAGAGATAAGGAGGAAGTGGACGAGGAGGAACAAGAAGAAAACGTAAAT GAGGATGAAGAGGAAGATGacgaggaggaagaggaagatggTGATTTATCTAAATATGATCTTAGCGAGTGGGATGATTTTGCACCAGCGAAAAACAG tacgAACGGAAGTACCGTATCGGAAGCGCAACGGTCAAGGTAA